The Salvelinus sp. IW2-2015 unplaced genomic scaffold, ASM291031v2 Un_scaffold4170, whole genome shotgun sequence DNA window ATGCTTCCCAAAGTAAGTCATCGACAGGAGTGCGTTATAGTGCGTGCCATAGCTCAATATTCAACATacttttgggggggaaaaacaagATTCCAATTCCATTGGACTTTTAACAAGGTTTCGATATATTGTCATATAAACTGTAGTCTATCGAAATATATAGACAAGTTTGAGTCATTTGTGAATATTTCCAGTCATGGAGCTAATGGTCACACTGGGTCGGCCAGACTTCAGAAAGAACGATGCGGGCCTTCTTATTCTGGACGCAGCCAGGAGTCTACAGAGTATTGGGCTCATGTCTTATGTACAATTACCATAGTATTATCATTTTGTTAAAGCTGTTTACATTGATTGACCATACGATTTGTAAAACGAGGCCTTGTTTATCGAATACCACTATGTTTTGCATATCAGTAGTCATGGGCCATATGAATTTGGCTCAGGGAAAttatattgggggggggggggaacaacagacatattcaaacatttcatgAAGTATATGCATAATAGGTTTGCTTATCAATATTTCTAAAATTTGTATTATTAGTTATTACATTTATACATTTCCTGACATCGACTGAATTTATAATTTCATTATTATTAATTCCACTCTAATAAACTATTATAAGCATGATAAtaatgaaataattacaattacgTTCAACAATtaaataattattatttgtaGTAGGTCTATGTCTCGTCTAATAGACCTACTAAAATCAACGATatgtactgctactactattatactGCTACTTAAATACTATCATAATAActcataaaataataattgttcttATAATTATAGAATAAAAACGTTATTTATTTTAACCTATATTTTACTAGAAAACATGTTATCATCACGTAGAACCAATTAAGAAAATAGCCAAGTGTGTAGCCTATAGGCGttgttaaatgtattattttcgtGTAGGAGTTCAATGGGGGATAATCCCATTTATATGTGAAATGGTTTGATTTACAGTTTTGAAGGCAGACCAATCGGGTATCCTGAAGTTCCCGATGTCACCACTCTCCTGCTCACTGGGATCACCGTTAGGCTCCGCTCTCCTATCCGGGGCTCCGGGACTCCACGGCGGCTCAGCTTCCCACCACCTCCCGTTGGACCTCCACCTCCGGAGCAAGCTGGAGCACGGCGGAGACGGCAACAGCAAGACCAAGAAAGGCCGCCGGAGCAGGACGGTCTTCACTGAGCTACAGCTAATGGGATTGGAGAAAAGATTTGAAAAACAGAAGTACCTTTCAACACCAGACAGGTATTTAAATCAATTAAACCATTAAATTAACCTTATTTATCCCCAGGGAGCTATTATTGCTGTGGGTAAAAGTGACTCGCAAATTAGTCAGACAACACAATAACATAGGCCTCCAATCAGTCATATCTCTCTATAAGACTGATGACACGAATGCAagaaattgactcaaatgtaataTCTCTCTTAATTAACATGTTAGATATTGACTCAAATGTAATATCTCTCTAATAACATGTTAGATATTGACTCAAATGTAATATCTCTCTTAATTAACATGTTAGATATGACTCAAATGTAATATCTCTCTTAATTAACATGTTAGAtattgactcaaatgtaaatatctCTCTTAACATGTTAGATATGACTCAAATGTAATATCTCTCTTAATTAACATGTTAGATATTGACTCAAATGTAATATCTCTCTTTAACATGTTAGATATTGACTCAAAATGTAATATCTCTCTTAATTAACATGTTAGATATGAACTCAAATGTAATATCTCTCTTAATTAACATGTTAGATATTGACTCAAATGCTTTTTTAGTGCAAGATGTGAAATTGGATCGAAATGAAAGAACTTGTCAGTAATCGCCACTGTCCCCATACAGAATAGATCTGGCTGAGTCTCTGGATCTGAGTCAACTACAAGTCAAGACCTGGTACCAGAACAGACGAATGAAATGGAAGAAAATAGTAAGTTCTTATTTCTTATTATGAACAATATGACAAGGAGGCGAGTGGTTTTGATAAATAATGATATTCGTTTACTTGTCCATTAACTTGGTTTTATGGTAGGCCTAAACAGTTTAATTGTAGATTATTTTTTGTCGTTTTAAAACTTGAATTGTTTCCACTGTACAGGTTCTACAAGGAGGAGGACTGGAATCTCCAACCAAACCAAAAGGCCGTCCTAAGAAGAACTCCATCCCGTCGAGCGAGCAGCTTTCGGAGCAGGAGAGGTCTGGAGACGTCGACCGTCAGTCGGACGGTTCCACCTCGTCACATTCAGACACTAACCAAGAGGAATAATAACGTTGGTGCTCCGACTAACTGACAACTCTCTGAAGACGTTCACCAGACGTTCATACAGCCTCTGGGATGCGTAATGGTGGTCGACGGTTGAATCGAAGTGCCTTTGCCCTTGACTTCGATATTTTTGGCACTTACATAGAGAGACTGATGTTGGCCTCCCGTAGGAGAGGCGGAACTCTATTTTTTATTACTAGTATCGTTCTCCAGACACTTCCGCCTTGGGACGAGGTTACTTTTTGTATGTTATTGTCACATCTTCTTTTCGTAATCAATGTGTTGTCAATACCTATGCTTCCATCCGCGTCACGCCGAACTAACCGTTACGGAGCGGTAGCGGAGGCGGTAGCGGTAGCGGAGGGAGGGGAACACGTCGAGCAGTAGGTGCACTCTTTCATTGCCTCCATTCAAATGACCCACTTTACACATACTTCTTCTGTTCTGCCTTCGTTTTGcatatttacatgttttattagGCTATGTTTTTATTATAAAGACATTGTTGGatgtaattaaatattttttcactTACACTTAAtcgttcttttttatttatttttatattgaaaGGAAATTAGACCAAATTTGCTATTTCCTGCAATCACATGAGAATGTTGATGTTGTTGGCAGCTGGGAGGTAATTTTACCCCCAAAGCATTTCCATTCACCTACACATACAGTTTATATTCCAGCGCTGTGATATAAATCGTTTACTTGTAACATATTATCAGTGCTACAATTTCTTGGTAGGTAGTTCTAACATTGCGCACAATTCTGCATGATATGGAGCTCTGGGTTGAGTTGAACGAAAACGAAATAGGACGACCAAAACGAAAGAGGAACGTTCAATAATATTACTTTACGGTAATTTGACACAAGTATAGTCTAACGCCATTACATGAGAGGCAGCTTCTCGGTTCTTCAATGTGAAGACTCAGAACTGCGACTGTCGGCCTAAAGGCAAATCCAATAGTCTGACAATTAGTGCCGCTACTCCAAATGCAAATGATACTGTCCTGTTGCAAATATTACAAACATAACTATTTAATCACACTTGTTTAATTAGGAAACAAATAACCCTTCTGGTTAAATTACATCTCAACTAAATGCTGGCCTTTAGACTCGGAGTGCGTTGTAATTCTCTTTCAACAATGGTGTTACCAACACACTTTTAAATGGGAATAGTTCAGTGTTATACGTGAAGAACGCTCTACAACATATGTAGAGGACACTATTCGACAACCGAATAGTATCCTCTCTCTCATATTCCCAatgggcccgattcagacttaggaaatgtatgcctttcctacccatttctcagtagttggtattcagacctTATGAAGGTGTGTAATtggctttgcaggcgtggttctCTTGCGTGGTTCTCTTGCTCacactgaatacatttaattcaaccgctgaaaaccctGCCACTTGCTGGACCTATATAAattttcttgtggagttttcattcaatagggttttccaGGACATTTATGAAAATccatccctttaaatttggtgtacctttACTTTGAATTTGCTctacagactcactagaatatatggAGAGAATGGTTCAggatattagggatcaatgacagAAAGTCATGTAAATACATGCATATTCTTCTCCATCCAGCACCGGTTTGTAGATTTAAATATACCCTGATCTTGTATATGATGGGAGGTTAGGAATGtatttatgaataataataaaaactagTTTGGAGATCCTTATTAATGcatgaaatatattgatgaatcaaaaataccACTGGAAGGTGAGAAAAGTCTACAATAGGGGTTGACCAGTAGTCCTGTACATCTACCCTAATAATCCTCACTGGTCATGGAACTGTGATGCCAATAGTGCAGTCTATGGGAACcgtgctccaggtttaaactgctacgtATGGTCTGCTGtaccataatgattcaaataggccaCATGTACCAAATTATTGCACAAGTTGTAATACGTTAGCCTAAAATGATCCACTATTGAATTATTGTCGCCAGCTATTTATAAGGTACAATAGATCTAAAATATTTGTAATTAAAAATTTACAATTGCCTTCTCCAAACAAATttctcatttacctagctcttatcaataactgttatcaagttgtaaattacagtgcatggagaatggtgttatttacagtgcatggagaatggtgttatttacaGGCATGGAGAACggtgttatttacagtgcatggagaatgtgttattacagtgcatggagaatgtgttatttacagtgcatggaatatggtgttatttacagtgcatggaaacagtgttatttacagtgcatggagaatggtgttatttacagtgcatggagagaatggtgttatttacaGGCATGGAGAACGGTGTTATTACAGTGCATGAAGTATggtgttatttacagtgcatggagaatggtgttatttacaGTGCAGAATATggtgttatttacagtgcatgATATGTGTATTGTACAGCatgagaatggtgttatttacagtgcatgGAATATGGGTgtatttacagtgcatggagaatggtgttatttacagtgcatggagaatggtgttatttacagtgcatgGAATATGGTGTTATTACAGcacatggagaatggtgttatttacagtgcattgagatggtgtatttacagtgcatggataatggtgttatttacagtgcatagaatggtgttatttacagtgcatgGAATATGGTTTATACAGTGCAttgagaatggtgttatttacaGTGCTTGGAGAACGGTGTTGTTTACAGTGCATGGATAATggtgttatttacagtgcatggagaacggtgttatttacagtgcatggagaacgggttatttacagtgcatggagaatggttgTTTTACAGTGCATGGAATATGGTttatttacagtgcatggagaacagtgttatttacagtgcatgagaatggtgttatttacagtgcatgGAATATGTTATTTATCAGTGCATGGAGAACGGTGTTATTTTACAGTGCATGGAACATGGTTTATTTTAGAGTGCATGGAGAACAgtgttatttacagtgcatgggatatggtgttatttctatgGGTAAGTAGATGCTTCCCACTTGGAACCCACAGGTTGCTCAACCTTATTCATGTTTCTCCTCACATGTAAATGTGTTGGAATTATGAGGTAATTaaatcaaggtcagaatacggcgtatctgtagacacacttcgccacaccttcatttattcgaTTCCACCCAAACGAATAgcggtgaatagcatgctattctcatgcttaaaatAGTCAGAATATGCGTAGAGAGAAAAAGTGCATAAGAGGGGAATTATGTTGTACTTATGCACACCTACCTAGGGTAGGAGAGGTCTGGAGACGGTCGGAGTCCCCCCAATAAGAAGAATTATCCATGTGCCTCAGAACAGAGATCCTGGTTCCTGACCAGGTCCTGACCAGGTTCCTGACCAGGTTCCTGACCAGGTTGCTGACCAGGTTCCTGACCAGGTTGCTGACAGGTTCTACCTGTGCGACCAGGTTCCTGACAGTTCCTGACCTGGTTGCTGACCAGGTTGCTGACCAGGTGCTGACCAGGTTGCTGACCAGGTTGCTGACCAGGCTGCTGACCAGGTTCCTGACCAGGTTGCGACCAGGCTCCTGACCAGGTTGCTGACCAGGTTCCTGACCCAGGTTCCTGACCTGGTTGCTGACCAGGTTGCTGACCAGGTTCCTGACCAGGTTGCTGACCAGGTTGCTGACCAGGCTGCTGACCAGGTTCCTGACCAGGTTGCTGACCAGGTTGCTGACCAGGCTGCTGACCAGGTTCCTGACCAGGTTGCTGACCAGGTCCTGACCTGGTTGCTGACCAGTGTCGC harbors:
- the LOC112076972 gene encoding homeobox protein BarH-like 1, which gives rise to MQHPLDLGAHYYPPEVHPDHRSHSHRYRSFMIEEILTDHPDHKVSTPAGDLLKFGVQALLSARPYHNHLVLKADQSGILKFPMSPLSCSLGSPLGSALLSGAPGLHGGSASHHLPLDLHLRSKLEHGGDGNSKTKKGRRSRTVFTELQLMGLEKRFEKQKYLSTPDRIDLAESLDLSQLQVKTWYQNRRMKWKKIVLQGGGLESPTKPKGRPKKNSIPSSEQLSEQERSGDVDRQSDGSTSSHSDTNQEE